In the genome of Xanthomonas translucens pv. cerealis, one region contains:
- a CDS encoding superoxide dismutase family protein produces the protein MRTLPTVLFLATTLALGACKREAPAAADAPAAAATPATAPAPAAQPAPTAMPAQAAASAALSPTQGNQVAGEVKFETVDGAVHVTGTITGLKPNSEHGFHIHEFGDCSAPDGSSAGGHFNPAKSEHGQASADPHHGGDMPNLKADADGKATIDAPVSNNVNIGKGDGFDILNHAVIVHADPDDYKTQPTGNAGGRLACGVIKGNATAAAPAGAAAAPSAQ, from the coding sequence ATGCGTACGCTTCCCACGGTCCTGTTCCTGGCCACCACCCTCGCGCTCGGCGCCTGCAAGCGCGAAGCGCCTGCCGCAGCCGACGCTCCCGCTGCGGCCGCGACGCCGGCCACCGCTCCGGCGCCGGCCGCACAACCTGCGCCCACCGCCATGCCCGCCCAGGCCGCCGCCAGCGCTGCGTTGAGCCCGACCCAGGGCAACCAGGTCGCCGGCGAGGTCAAGTTCGAGACGGTCGATGGCGCCGTGCACGTCACCGGCACCATCACCGGACTCAAGCCCAACAGCGAGCACGGCTTCCACATCCACGAGTTCGGCGATTGCAGCGCGCCCGACGGCAGCAGCGCCGGCGGCCACTTCAACCCGGCCAAGTCCGAACACGGCCAGGCCAGTGCCGATCCGCACCACGGCGGCGACATGCCGAACCTGAAGGCCGACGCCGACGGCAAGGCCACGATCGACGCGCCGGTGTCCAACAACGTCAACATCGGCAAGGGCGACGGCTTCGACATCCTCAACCACGCGGTGATCGTCCACGCCGATCCGGACGACTACAAGACCCAGCCCACCGGCAACGCCGGCGGCCGCCTGGCCTGCGGCGTGATCAAGGGCAATGCGACCGCGGCGGCCCCGGCGGGCGCAGCGGCGGCGCCTTCCGCGCAGTAA
- a CDS encoding undecaprenyl-diphosphate phosphatase, with translation MSDMFSALLLGILEGLTEFLPVSSTGHLLIAEQWLGRRSDFFNIVIQAGAILATTLVFRQRLWTLATGLGDRASRDYVLKLGTAFLVTAVVGLVVRKAGWQLPESVQPVAWALVIGGVWMLVAEHFAARMPERERVTWKVAIAVGLAQVVAGVFPGTSRSAATIFLAMLLGLSKRSAAADFAFLVGIPTMFAASGYSFLELYKNGVVGSEDWGDVAIAFAAAVVTGFIVVKWLLGYIKSHRFTAFAVYRIVLGAALLSWLPGA, from the coding sequence ATGAGCGACATGTTCTCCGCCCTGCTGCTGGGCATCCTCGAAGGTCTGACCGAATTCCTGCCGGTCTCCAGCACCGGCCACCTGCTGATCGCCGAGCAATGGCTCGGCCGCCGTTCGGACTTTTTCAACATCGTGATCCAGGCCGGCGCGATCCTGGCCACCACCCTGGTATTCCGGCAGCGGCTGTGGACGCTGGCCACCGGGCTGGGCGACCGCGCCAGCCGCGACTACGTGCTCAAGCTGGGCACCGCGTTCCTGGTCACCGCGGTGGTCGGCCTGGTGGTGCGCAAGGCCGGCTGGCAACTTCCGGAGTCGGTGCAGCCGGTGGCCTGGGCGCTGGTGATCGGCGGCGTGTGGATGCTGGTGGCCGAGCATTTCGCCGCGCGCATGCCCGAGCGCGAGCGGGTGACCTGGAAGGTGGCCATCGCGGTGGGCCTGGCGCAGGTGGTGGCCGGCGTCTTCCCCGGCACCTCGCGCTCGGCGGCGACGATCTTCCTGGCGATGCTGCTGGGCCTGAGCAAGCGCTCGGCCGCGGCCGACTTCGCGTTTCTGGTCGGCATCCCGACCATGTTCGCGGCCAGCGGCTATTCGTTCCTGGAGCTATACAAGAACGGCGTGGTGGGCAGCGAGGACTGGGGCGACGTGGCCATCGCCTTCGCCGCCGCGGTGGTGACCGGCTTCATCGTGGTGAAGTGGCTGCTGGGCTACATCAAGTCGCACCGCTTCACTGCGTTCGCGGTGTATCGCATCGTGCTGGGTGCGGCGCTGTTGTCGTGGTTGCCGGGGGCCTGA
- the ntrC gene encoding nitrogen regulation protein NR(I), with amino-acid sequence MTESLEGSQRIWVVDDDRSVRFVLSTALRDAGYNVEGFDSAAAALQALAQRPLPDLLFTDVRMPGDDGLVLLDKLKAAHPQLPVIVMSAYTDVASTAGAFRGGAHEFLSKPFDLDDAVALAARALPAAGGGGAEAVLPTASQGSAELIGDTPAMRALFRAIGRLAQAPLSVLINGETGTGKELVAHALHTESPRARKPFVALNTAAIPAELLESELFGHEAGAFTGAQRRHIGRFEQADGGTLFLDEIGDMPLPLQTRLLRVLAENEFFRVGGRELIRVDVRVIAATHQDLEALVEQGRFRADLLHRLDVVRLQLPPLRERRADVPQLAENFLAMAARKLDTPPKRLSPAALDALRGYAWPGNVRELENVCWRLAALAPAEVIDAHDVDSALLRGSRRERSGEGGEWDAQLSAWAQQRLTDGAEGLHAEARDRFDKALLEVALRFTQGRRAEAAARLGVGRNTVTRKLGPGRRRR; translated from the coding sequence ATGACCGAATCCCTGGAAGGATCGCAACGTATCTGGGTGGTCGATGACGACCGCTCGGTCCGCTTCGTGCTGTCCACCGCCTTGCGCGATGCCGGCTACAACGTGGAAGGCTTCGACAGCGCCGCCGCGGCGCTGCAGGCGCTGGCGCAGCGGCCGCTGCCGGACCTGCTGTTTACCGACGTGCGCATGCCCGGCGACGATGGCCTGGTGTTGCTGGACAAGCTCAAGGCCGCGCATCCGCAATTGCCGGTGATCGTGATGTCCGCCTACACCGACGTGGCCAGCACCGCCGGCGCGTTCCGCGGCGGCGCGCACGAATTCCTGTCCAAGCCGTTCGACCTGGACGATGCGGTGGCGTTGGCCGCGCGTGCGCTGCCCGCGGCCGGCGGCGGCGGCGCCGAGGCCGTGCTGCCGACGGCAAGCCAGGGCAGCGCCGAACTGATCGGTGACACCCCGGCGATGCGCGCGCTGTTCCGCGCCATCGGCCGCCTCGCGCAGGCGCCGCTGTCGGTGCTGATCAACGGCGAGACCGGCACCGGCAAGGAACTGGTCGCGCATGCGCTGCACACCGAGTCGCCGCGCGCGCGCAAGCCGTTCGTCGCGCTCAACACCGCGGCGATCCCGGCCGAATTGCTGGAAAGCGAACTGTTCGGCCACGAGGCCGGCGCCTTCACCGGCGCGCAGCGGCGCCACATCGGCCGTTTCGAACAGGCCGACGGCGGCACCCTGTTCCTCGACGAGATCGGCGACATGCCGCTGCCGTTGCAGACCCGGCTGCTGCGCGTGCTGGCCGAGAACGAATTCTTCCGCGTCGGCGGCCGCGAACTGATCCGGGTCGACGTGCGGGTGATCGCCGCCACTCACCAGGACCTGGAAGCGCTGGTCGAGCAGGGCCGCTTCCGCGCCGACCTGCTGCACCGGCTGGACGTGGTGCGGCTGCAGCTGCCGCCGCTGCGCGAGCGCCGCGCCGACGTGCCGCAGCTGGCCGAGAACTTCCTGGCAATGGCCGCGCGCAAGCTCGACACCCCTCCCAAACGGCTGTCGCCGGCGGCGCTGGACGCGCTGCGCGGCTACGCCTGGCCGGGCAACGTGCGCGAACTGGAGAACGTGTGCTGGCGGCTGGCCGCGCTGGCGCCGGCCGAAGTCATCGACGCGCACGACGTGGACAGCGCGCTGCTGCGCGGCAGCCGCCGCGAGCGCAGCGGCGAGGGCGGCGAATGGGACGCGCAGTTGTCGGCCTGGGCGCAGCAGCGCCTGACCGACGGCGCCGAAGGCCTGCACGCCGAAGCGCGCGACCGCTTCGACAAGGCGCTGCTGGAAGTGGCGCTGCGCTTCACCCAGGGCCGCCGCGCCGAGGCCGCCGCGCGCCTGGGCGTGGGCCGCAACACGGTCACGCGCAAGCTGGGTCCGGGGCGGCGGCGGCGCTGA
- a CDS encoding two-component system sensor histidine kinase NtrB, producing MSMTASPPPLDALGTPVVWADADGRLLGANPAFARWLGVSARRLLDQPLASLEVQGDALARFLLNDERDVLRLHRMALAIPGEAPRFAEGWLSRMDNGGWLLEAHPVDEFPTPDPAQALPNALGAALKGLAHELRNPLAGLKGAAQLLARRAQHRDEDERELIDLIGAEIERLNSLLDQLLSPVPARPHAMLNIHAVLERVLRLAENEGGWSVRLQRDYDPSIPEFLGDADRLTQAVWNLVRNAIQAGAAQVTLRTRVEHAQRIGDCVHARGVRLEIVDDGRGVPEELAEHLFLPLVSGRAEGSGLGLALAQQVAREHAGSLSFRSRPGHTVFTLLLPQAAADPE from the coding sequence ATGTCCATGACCGCATCTCCACCCCCGCTCGACGCGCTCGGCACCCCGGTGGTCTGGGCCGATGCCGATGGCCGCCTGCTCGGCGCCAATCCGGCCTTCGCGCGCTGGCTGGGCGTCAGCGCGCGGCGCCTGCTCGACCAGCCATTGGCCTCGCTGGAAGTGCAGGGCGACGCGCTGGCACGGTTTCTGCTCAACGACGAACGCGACGTGCTGCGCCTGCATCGCATGGCGCTGGCCATTCCCGGCGAGGCCCCGCGCTTCGCCGAGGGCTGGCTGTCGCGGATGGACAATGGCGGCTGGCTGCTGGAGGCGCACCCGGTCGACGAATTCCCCACCCCGGATCCGGCACAGGCGTTGCCCAATGCGCTGGGCGCGGCGCTGAAGGGGCTGGCCCACGAACTGCGCAATCCGCTGGCCGGGCTCAAGGGCGCCGCGCAATTGCTGGCGCGGCGCGCGCAGCATCGCGACGAGGACGAGCGCGAGCTGATCGACCTGATCGGCGCGGAGATCGAACGCCTCAACAGCCTGCTCGACCAGCTGCTGTCGCCAGTGCCGGCGCGGCCGCACGCCATGCTCAACATCCACGCCGTGCTGGAACGGGTGCTGCGCCTGGCCGAGAACGAGGGCGGCTGGTCGGTGCGTCTGCAGCGCGACTACGACCCCAGCATTCCCGAATTCCTCGGCGATGCCGACCGCCTGACCCAGGCGGTGTGGAACCTGGTGCGCAACGCGATCCAGGCCGGCGCCGCGCAGGTGACCCTGCGCACCCGCGTCGAGCATGCCCAGCGCATCGGCGACTGCGTGCATGCGCGCGGCGTGCGCCTGGAGATCGTCGACGACGGCCGCGGCGTGCCGGAGGAACTGGCCGAGCACCTGTTCCTGCCGCTGGTCAGCGGCCGCGCCGAAGGCAGCGGCCTGGGCCTGGCGCTGGCGCAGCAGGTGGCGCGCGAGCACGCCGGTTCGCTGAGCTTCCGCTCCCGCCCCGGGCATACCGTGTTTACCCTGCTGCTGCCGCAGGCCGCAGCGGACCCCGAATAG
- the glnA gene encoding type I glutamate--ammonia ligase, which translates to MSAENIEKLVKDNKVEFVDLRFVDMRGVQQHVTFPVSIIEPALFEEGKMFDGSSISGWKGINESDMVLLPDADTAFIDPFMADPTLVLTCDILDPATMQSYDRDPRGVAKRAEAYLKSSGIADQAFFGPEPEFFIFDGVRFGNEMGHTFFKIDSEEAAWSSGSKIEGGNSGYRPAVKGGYFPVPPTDSLQDLRAEMCKTLEQVGIEVEVHHHEVATAGQCEIGTKFNSLVKKADELMMMKYIIKNVAYRNGKTATFMPKPIVGDNGSGMHVHQSLAKGGTNLFSGDGYGGLSQMALWYIGGIFKHAKAINAFTNAGTNSYKRLVPGFEAPVMLAYSARNRSASCRIPWVSNPKARRIEIRFPDPLQSGYLTFAALMMAGLDGIKNQIDPGAPSDKDLYDLPPEEEKKIPQVCSSLDQALEALDADREFLKAGGVFSDDFIDGYIALKMQEVTKFRAATHPLEYQLYYAN; encoded by the coding sequence ATGTCTGCGGAAAATATTGAGAAGCTGGTCAAGGACAACAAGGTCGAGTTCGTCGACCTGCGGTTCGTCGATATGCGCGGCGTGCAGCAGCACGTGACCTTCCCCGTCAGCATCATCGAGCCTGCGCTGTTCGAAGAGGGCAAGATGTTCGACGGCAGCTCGATCTCGGGCTGGAAGGGCATCAACGAGTCGGACATGGTCCTGCTGCCCGACGCCGACACCGCGTTCATCGACCCGTTCATGGCCGATCCGACCCTGGTCCTGACCTGCGACATCCTCGACCCGGCCACCATGCAGAGCTACGACCGCGACCCGCGCGGCGTGGCCAAGCGCGCCGAGGCCTACCTGAAGTCCAGCGGCATCGCCGACCAGGCGTTCTTCGGCCCGGAGCCGGAATTCTTTATCTTCGACGGCGTGCGCTTCGGCAACGAGATGGGCCACACCTTCTTCAAGATCGATTCGGAAGAAGCGGCCTGGAGCAGCGGCAGCAAGATCGAAGGCGGCAACAGCGGCTATCGTCCGGCGGTCAAGGGCGGCTACTTCCCGGTGCCGCCGACCGATTCGCTGCAGGACCTGCGCGCGGAAATGTGCAAGACCCTGGAGCAGGTCGGCATCGAGGTCGAGGTGCACCACCACGAAGTGGCCACCGCCGGCCAGTGCGAGATCGGCACCAAGTTCAATTCGCTGGTGAAGAAGGCCGACGAGCTGATGATGATGAAGTACATCATCAAGAACGTCGCCTACCGCAACGGCAAGACCGCGACCTTCATGCCCAAGCCGATCGTCGGCGACAACGGCTCCGGCATGCACGTGCACCAGTCGCTGGCCAAGGGTGGCACCAACCTGTTCTCCGGCGACGGCTACGGCGGCCTGTCGCAGATGGCGCTGTGGTACATCGGCGGCATCTTCAAGCACGCCAAGGCGATCAACGCCTTCACCAACGCCGGCACCAACAGCTACAAGCGCCTTGTCCCGGGCTTCGAGGCGCCGGTGATGCTCGCCTACTCGGCGCGCAACCGCTCGGCCTCGTGCCGCATCCCGTGGGTGTCCAACCCGAAGGCGCGACGCATCGAGATCCGTTTCCCGGATCCGCTGCAGTCCGGCTACCTGACCTTCGCTGCGCTGATGATGGCCGGCCTGGACGGCATCAAGAACCAGATCGACCCGGGCGCGCCCAGCGATAAGGATCTGTACGACCTGCCGCCCGAAGAAGAGAAGAAGATCCCGCAGGTGTGTTCCAGCCTCGACCAGGCGCTGGAAGCGCTCGACGCCGACCGCGAGTTCCTCAAGGCCGGCGGCGTGTTCAGCGACGACTTCATCGACGGTTACATCGCGCTGAAGATGCAGGAAGTGACCAAGTTCCGCGCCGCCACGCACCCGCTGGAATACCAGCTGTACTACGCCAACTGA
- the amt gene encoding ammonium transporter, translated as MKTGLFSGWKARFYAACMLMLVSAMAVGVPATAFAQAEVTPVPSADVVTEQLTPPPPAAAAPAVAAPVVDKGDVAWMLTSTLLVLLMVVPGLALFYGGMVRSKNVLSVLIQVGVVFSLIAILWVLYGYSLAFADGGLYIGTLNKALLHGVDTTTLADTFSKGFKLPEYVFVAFQLTFAGITGALIVGAFAERVKFAAVLLFIVIWFTFGYLPLAHMVWAAPGFLFTKGALDFAGGTVVHINAGVAGLVGSYFVGKRLGFGQTALKPHNVTLTFVGASLLWVGWFGFNAGSALEANATAALAFLNTLLATAAAVLAWSLVEKLVKGKSSALGVASGMVAGLVGITPAAGTVGPFGAIAIGVAAGAICVWGVTGLKKLLNADDTLDVFGVHGVGGIVGAILTGVFTDKALGGAGYAEGVSMGHQVLVQATGVGVTVVWIGVVSVVGFLVAKLVFGLRVSEEAEREGLDITSHGEAAYES; from the coding sequence ATGAAGACAGGTCTTTTCTCCGGGTGGAAGGCCCGGTTCTACGCGGCATGCATGCTGATGCTGGTCAGCGCGATGGCGGTCGGCGTGCCCGCCACGGCCTTCGCCCAGGCCGAAGTGACGCCGGTGCCGAGCGCGGACGTGGTCACCGAACAACTGACGCCGCCGCCGCCGGCCGCTGCCGCGCCGGCCGTCGCCGCGCCGGTGGTGGACAAGGGCGACGTCGCCTGGATGCTGACCTCCACGCTGCTGGTACTGCTGATGGTGGTGCCGGGCCTGGCATTGTTCTACGGCGGCATGGTGCGCTCCAAGAACGTGCTGTCGGTGCTGATCCAGGTCGGCGTGGTGTTCTCGTTGATCGCGATCCTGTGGGTGCTGTACGGCTACAGCCTGGCCTTCGCCGACGGCGGCCTGTACATCGGCACGCTCAACAAGGCGCTGCTGCACGGGGTGGACACCACCACACTGGCCGACACCTTCTCCAAGGGCTTCAAGCTGCCGGAGTACGTGTTCGTCGCCTTCCAGCTGACCTTCGCCGGCATCACCGGCGCGCTGATCGTCGGCGCCTTCGCCGAGCGCGTGAAGTTTGCCGCGGTGCTGCTGTTCATCGTCATCTGGTTCACCTTCGGCTACCTGCCGCTGGCGCACATGGTGTGGGCGGCCCCAGGCTTCCTGTTCACCAAGGGCGCGCTGGACTTCGCCGGCGGCACCGTGGTGCACATCAACGCCGGCGTCGCCGGCCTGGTCGGATCCTACTTCGTCGGCAAACGCCTGGGCTTTGGCCAGACCGCGCTCAAGCCGCACAACGTGACCCTGACCTTCGTCGGCGCCTCGCTGCTGTGGGTGGGCTGGTTCGGCTTCAACGCCGGTTCGGCGCTGGAAGCCAACGCCACTGCGGCGCTGGCCTTCCTCAACACGCTGCTGGCCACCGCCGCCGCGGTGCTGGCCTGGTCGCTGGTCGAGAAGCTGGTCAAGGGCAAGTCCTCGGCGCTGGGCGTGGCCTCGGGCATGGTCGCCGGCCTGGTCGGCATCACCCCGGCTGCCGGCACCGTCGGCCCGTTCGGTGCGATCGCCATCGGCGTGGCCGCCGGCGCGATCTGCGTGTGGGGCGTGACCGGGCTGAAGAAGCTGCTCAATGCCGACGACACGCTGGACGTGTTCGGCGTGCACGGCGTCGGCGGCATCGTCGGCGCGATCCTGACCGGCGTGTTCACCGACAAGGCGCTGGGCGGCGCCGGCTATGCCGAAGGCGTGAGCATGGGTCACCAGGTGCTGGTGCAGGCCACCGGCGTCGGCGTCACTGTGGTCTGGATCGGCGTGGTCTCGGTGGTCGGCTTCCTGGTCGCCAAGCTGGTGTTTGGCCTGCGGGTCTCGGAAGAAGCCGAGCGCGAGGGTCTGGACATCACCTCGCACGGCGAAGCCGCGTACGAGTCCTGA
- a CDS encoding superoxide dismutase family protein encodes MRYSLHAIVGSALLILAGCSSAPPVAPPPPPPKAPPMPSSGTAQQAQAVLAPASGSLVSGKLSLVVAPGGVRITGTVGGLQPNRPFAFHVHERGDCSAADASSAGDHFNPLGGPHGRVGSGTHPVGDMDNLAANADGVAQVDVLLHGVVLGGGAANDIAGRALVAHADADDYRSQPAGNAGARVACGVIRVLR; translated from the coding sequence ATGCGTTACAGCTTGCATGCCATCGTGGGAAGCGCGTTGCTGATACTGGCCGGCTGCAGCAGTGCGCCGCCGGTAGCACCACCGCCGCCGCCGCCGAAAGCGCCGCCGATGCCCAGCAGCGGCACCGCGCAGCAGGCGCAGGCGGTGCTCGCACCAGCCTCGGGCAGCCTGGTCAGCGGCAAGCTGTCGCTGGTGGTCGCGCCCGGCGGGGTGCGCATCACCGGCACCGTCGGCGGCCTGCAGCCCAACCGCCCGTTCGCGTTCCACGTGCACGAGCGCGGCGATTGCAGCGCGGCCGATGCCAGTAGCGCCGGCGACCACTTCAATCCGCTCGGTGGTCCGCATGGCCGCGTCGGCAGTGGCACGCACCCTGTCGGCGACATGGACAATCTCGCGGCCAACGCCGATGGGGTGGCCCAGGTCGATGTGCTGCTGCACGGCGTGGTGCTCGGCGGCGGCGCGGCCAACGACATCGCCGGGCGCGCGCTGGTCGCGCATGCCGATGCCGACGACTACCGCAGCCAGCCGGCCGGCAACGCCGGCGCGCGCGTGGCCTGCGGCGTGATCCGCGTGTTGCGCTAA
- a CDS encoding P-II family nitrogen regulator encodes MKLITAIIRPFKLDEVREALSQAGVSGITVTEVKGFGRQKGHTELYRGAEYVVDFLPKIKIETVVTDERLEAVVEAIQTAAGTGKIGDGKIFVTAIEQVIRIRTGEIGADAL; translated from the coding sequence ATGAAACTGATCACCGCCATCATCCGGCCATTCAAGCTCGACGAGGTCCGCGAGGCCTTGTCGCAGGCAGGCGTGTCCGGCATCACCGTCACCGAGGTCAAGGGCTTCGGCCGGCAGAAAGGCCACACCGAGCTGTATCGCGGCGCCGAGTACGTCGTGGACTTCCTGCCCAAGATCAAGATCGAGACCGTGGTGACCGACGAGCGTCTGGAGGCCGTGGTTGAGGCGATCCAGACCGCGGCCGGGACCGGCAAGATCGGCGACGGCAAGATCTTCGTCACCGCGATCGAACAGGTCATCCGGATCCGCACCGGCGAGATCGGCGCAGATGCGCTCTAA